A part of Brassica rapa cultivar Chiifu-401-42 chromosome A05, CAAS_Brap_v3.01, whole genome shotgun sequence genomic DNA contains:
- the LOC103855210 gene encoding myb-related protein 2 isoform X2, with amino-acid sequence MYYQNQHQGKSILSSSRMHLASERHPFLRGGNSPGDSGLILSTDAKPRLKWTPDLHERFIEAVNQLGGADKATPKTIMKVMGIPGLTLYHLKSHLQKYRLSKNLNGQANSGLNKIGMMTMIEEKSPDADEIQSESLSIGPQPNKNSPIGEALQMQIEVQRRLHEQLERHLQLRIEAQGKYLQSVLEKAQETLGRQNLSPAGIEAAKVQLSELVSKVSAEYPNTSFLDPKEFQNLCPQQMQTAYPQDSCLTSSEGAQKNPKMLGLRTYLGDSTSEQKEVIEEPLFQRMELTWNEGLRGNPYLSTMVTDAEQRVSYSERSPSTLTMGVGMHGHRGHQQGSNEYNKDERFNDKSEDHKLETQSTKTELDLNTHVENCCTTRPKQFDLNGFSWN; translated from the exons ATGTATTACCAAAACCAGCACCAAGGAAAGAGCATCCTCTCTTCTTCAAGAATGCACTTAGCTTCTGAGAGGCATCCTTTCCTTAGAGGAGGGAACAGTCCAGGAGATTCTGGTCTCATCCTTTCAACCGATGCAAAGCCACGCTTAAAATGGACTCCTGATCTTCATGAGAGATTCATTGAAGCAGTTAATCAACTCGGTGGAGCTGATA AAGCAACTCCTAAAACAATCATGAAAGTCATGGGTATTCCAGGGCTTACCTTATACCATCTCAAAAGTCATCTTCAG AAATACAGACTGAGCAAGAATCTCAACGGACAAGCTAACAGCGGCTTAAACAAAATag GTATGATGACCATGATAGAAGAAAAGAGCCCTGATGCAGATGAAATTCAAAGCGAGAGTTTAAGCATTGGACCACAGCCAAACAA GAACTCACCTATAGGTGAAGCACTGCAAATGCAAATAGAGGTCCAAAGAAGGCTTCATGAGCAACTTGAG CGACATTTGCAGCTCAGGATAGAGGCTCAAGGGAAGTACTTGCAATCAGTTTTGGAGAAGGCACAAGAGACTCTCGGTAGACAGAACCTGAGTCCAGCTGGGATCGAAGCTGCCAAAGTTCAGCTCTCGGAGTTAGTATCCAAAGTATCAGCAGAGTACCCAAACACTAGCTTCCTAGACCCAAAAGAGTTTCAAAACCTATGCCCACAACAGATGCAAACAGCTTATCCACAGGATAGTTGCTTGACATCGAGCGAGGGAGCTCAGAAAAACCCTAAAATGCTAGGGCTAAGAACATATCTTGGTGATTCAACATCCGAGCAGAAAGAGGTTATTGAAGAACCATTGTTCCAAAGAATGGAGCTCACGTGGAATGAAGGTTTGAGAGGAAATCCATATCTTTCAACAATGGTTACGGACGCAGAACAAAGAGTCTCATATTCAGAGAGAAGTCCATCTACACTGACAATGGGAGTAGGGATGCACGGACACAGAGGTCATCAGCAAGGCAGCAATGAGTATAATAAAGACGAAAGATTCAATGACAAGAGCGAGGATCATAAGCTTGAAACACAAAGCACAAAGACAGAGCTAGATCTTAACACACATGTTGAAAACTGTTGTACAACGCGGCCGAAACAGTTCGACTTGAATGGTTTTAGCTGGAACTGA
- the LOC103855210 gene encoding myb-related protein 2 isoform X3, producing the protein MYYQNQHQGKSILSSSRMHLASERHPFLRGGNSPGDSGLILSTDAKPRLKWTPDLHERFIEAVNQLGGADKATPKTIMKVMGIPGLTLYHLKSHLQKYRLSKNLNGQANSGLNKIGMMTMIEEKSPDADEIQSESLSIGPQPNKNSPIGEALQMQIEVQRRLHEQLELRIEAQGKYLQSVLEKAQETLGRQNLSPAGIEAAKVQLSELVSKVSAEYPNTSFLDPKEFQNLCPQQMQTAYPQDSCLTSSEGAQKNPKMLGLRTYLGDSTSEQKEVIEEPLFQRMELTWNEGLRGNPYLSTMVTDAEQRVSYSERSPSTLTMGVGMHGHRGHQQGSNEYNKDERFNDKSEDHKLETQSTKTELDLNTHVENCCTTRPKQFDLNGFSWN; encoded by the exons ATGTATTACCAAAACCAGCACCAAGGAAAGAGCATCCTCTCTTCTTCAAGAATGCACTTAGCTTCTGAGAGGCATCCTTTCCTTAGAGGAGGGAACAGTCCAGGAGATTCTGGTCTCATCCTTTCAACCGATGCAAAGCCACGCTTAAAATGGACTCCTGATCTTCATGAGAGATTCATTGAAGCAGTTAATCAACTCGGTGGAGCTGATA AAGCAACTCCTAAAACAATCATGAAAGTCATGGGTATTCCAGGGCTTACCTTATACCATCTCAAAAGTCATCTTCAG AAATACAGACTGAGCAAGAATCTCAACGGACAAGCTAACAGCGGCTTAAACAAAATag GTATGATGACCATGATAGAAGAAAAGAGCCCTGATGCAGATGAAATTCAAAGCGAGAGTTTAAGCATTGGACCACAGCCAAACAA GAACTCACCTATAGGTGAAGCACTGCAAATGCAAATAGAGGTCCAAAGAAGGCTTCATGAGCAACTTGAG CTCAGGATAGAGGCTCAAGGGAAGTACTTGCAATCAGTTTTGGAGAAGGCACAAGAGACTCTCGGTAGACAGAACCTGAGTCCAGCTGGGATCGAAGCTGCCAAAGTTCAGCTCTCGGAGTTAGTATCCAAAGTATCAGCAGAGTACCCAAACACTAGCTTCCTAGACCCAAAAGAGTTTCAAAACCTATGCCCACAACAGATGCAAACAGCTTATCCACAGGATAGTTGCTTGACATCGAGCGAGGGAGCTCAGAAAAACCCTAAAATGCTAGGGCTAAGAACATATCTTGGTGATTCAACATCCGAGCAGAAAGAGGTTATTGAAGAACCATTGTTCCAAAGAATGGAGCTCACGTGGAATGAAGGTTTGAGAGGAAATCCATATCTTTCAACAATGGTTACGGACGCAGAACAAAGAGTCTCATATTCAGAGAGAAGTCCATCTACACTGACAATGGGAGTAGGGATGCACGGACACAGAGGTCATCAGCAAGGCAGCAATGAGTATAATAAAGACGAAAGATTCAATGACAAGAGCGAGGATCATAAGCTTGAAACACAAAGCACAAAGACAGAGCTAGATCTTAACACACATGTTGAAAACTGTTGTACAACGCGGCCGAAACAGTTCGACTTGAATGGTTTTAGCTGGAACTGA
- the LOC103855210 gene encoding myb-related protein 2 isoform X4, with product MYYQNQHQGKSILSSSRMHLASERHPFLRGGNSPGDSGLILSTDAKPRLKWTPDLHERFIEAVNQLGGADKATPKTIMKVMGIPGLTLYHLKSHLQKYRLSKNLNGQANSGLNKIGMMTMIEEKSPDADEIQSESLSIGPQPNKNSPIGEALQMQIEVQRRLHEQLEVQRHLQLRIEAQGKYLQSVLEKAQETLGRQNLSPAGIEAAKVQLSELVSKVSAEYPNTSFLDPKEFQNLCPQQMQTAYPQDSCLTSSEGAQKNPKMLGLRTYLGDSTSEQKEVIEEPLFQRMELTWNEGLRGNPYLSTMVTDAEQRVSLGVGMHGHRGHQQGSNEYNKDERFNDKSEDHKLETQSTKTELDLNTHVENCCTTRPKQFDLNGFSWN from the exons ATGTATTACCAAAACCAGCACCAAGGAAAGAGCATCCTCTCTTCTTCAAGAATGCACTTAGCTTCTGAGAGGCATCCTTTCCTTAGAGGAGGGAACAGTCCAGGAGATTCTGGTCTCATCCTTTCAACCGATGCAAAGCCACGCTTAAAATGGACTCCTGATCTTCATGAGAGATTCATTGAAGCAGTTAATCAACTCGGTGGAGCTGATA AAGCAACTCCTAAAACAATCATGAAAGTCATGGGTATTCCAGGGCTTACCTTATACCATCTCAAAAGTCATCTTCAG AAATACAGACTGAGCAAGAATCTCAACGGACAAGCTAACAGCGGCTTAAACAAAATag GTATGATGACCATGATAGAAGAAAAGAGCCCTGATGCAGATGAAATTCAAAGCGAGAGTTTAAGCATTGGACCACAGCCAAACAA GAACTCACCTATAGGTGAAGCACTGCAAATGCAAATAGAGGTCCAAAGAAGGCTTCATGAGCAACTTGAG GTACAGCGACATTTGCAGCTCAGGATAGAGGCTCAAGGGAAGTACTTGCAATCAGTTTTGGAGAAGGCACAAGAGACTCTCGGTAGACAGAACCTGAGTCCAGCTGGGATCGAAGCTGCCAAAGTTCAGCTCTCGGAGTTAGTATCCAAAGTATCAGCAGAGTACCCAAACACTAGCTTCCTAGACCCAAAAGAGTTTCAAAACCTATGCCCACAACAGATGCAAACAGCTTATCCACAGGATAGTTGCTTGACATCGAGCGAGGGAGCTCAGAAAAACCCTAAAATGCTAGGGCTAAGAACATATCTTGGTGATTCAACATCCGAGCAGAAAGAGGTTATTGAAGAACCATTGTTCCAAAGAATGGAGCTCACGTGGAATGAAGGTTTGAGAGGAAATCCATATCTTTCAACAATGGTTACGGACGCAGAACAAAGAGTCTCAT TGGGAGTAGGGATGCACGGACACAGAGGTCATCAGCAAGGCAGCAATGAGTATAATAAAGACGAAAGATTCAATGACAAGAGCGAGGATCATAAGCTTGAAACACAAAGCACAAAGACAGAGCTAGATCTTAACACACATGTTGAAAACTGTTGTACAACGCGGCCGAAACAGTTCGACTTGAATGGTTTTAGCTGGAACTGA
- the LOC103855210 gene encoding myb-related protein 2 isoform X1 has protein sequence MYYQNQHQGKSILSSSRMHLASERHPFLRGGNSPGDSGLILSTDAKPRLKWTPDLHERFIEAVNQLGGADKATPKTIMKVMGIPGLTLYHLKSHLQKYRLSKNLNGQANSGLNKIGMMTMIEEKSPDADEIQSESLSIGPQPNKNSPIGEALQMQIEVQRRLHEQLEVQRHLQLRIEAQGKYLQSVLEKAQETLGRQNLSPAGIEAAKVQLSELVSKVSAEYPNTSFLDPKEFQNLCPQQMQTAYPQDSCLTSSEGAQKNPKMLGLRTYLGDSTSEQKEVIEEPLFQRMELTWNEGLRGNPYLSTMVTDAEQRVSYSERSPSTLTMGVGMHGHRGHQQGSNEYNKDERFNDKSEDHKLETQSTKTELDLNTHVENCCTTRPKQFDLNGFSWN, from the exons ATGTATTACCAAAACCAGCACCAAGGAAAGAGCATCCTCTCTTCTTCAAGAATGCACTTAGCTTCTGAGAGGCATCCTTTCCTTAGAGGAGGGAACAGTCCAGGAGATTCTGGTCTCATCCTTTCAACCGATGCAAAGCCACGCTTAAAATGGACTCCTGATCTTCATGAGAGATTCATTGAAGCAGTTAATCAACTCGGTGGAGCTGATA AAGCAACTCCTAAAACAATCATGAAAGTCATGGGTATTCCAGGGCTTACCTTATACCATCTCAAAAGTCATCTTCAG AAATACAGACTGAGCAAGAATCTCAACGGACAAGCTAACAGCGGCTTAAACAAAATag GTATGATGACCATGATAGAAGAAAAGAGCCCTGATGCAGATGAAATTCAAAGCGAGAGTTTAAGCATTGGACCACAGCCAAACAA GAACTCACCTATAGGTGAAGCACTGCAAATGCAAATAGAGGTCCAAAGAAGGCTTCATGAGCAACTTGAG GTACAGCGACATTTGCAGCTCAGGATAGAGGCTCAAGGGAAGTACTTGCAATCAGTTTTGGAGAAGGCACAAGAGACTCTCGGTAGACAGAACCTGAGTCCAGCTGGGATCGAAGCTGCCAAAGTTCAGCTCTCGGAGTTAGTATCCAAAGTATCAGCAGAGTACCCAAACACTAGCTTCCTAGACCCAAAAGAGTTTCAAAACCTATGCCCACAACAGATGCAAACAGCTTATCCACAGGATAGTTGCTTGACATCGAGCGAGGGAGCTCAGAAAAACCCTAAAATGCTAGGGCTAAGAACATATCTTGGTGATTCAACATCCGAGCAGAAAGAGGTTATTGAAGAACCATTGTTCCAAAGAATGGAGCTCACGTGGAATGAAGGTTTGAGAGGAAATCCATATCTTTCAACAATGGTTACGGACGCAGAACAAAGAGTCTCATATTCAGAGAGAAGTCCATCTACACTGACAATGGGAGTAGGGATGCACGGACACAGAGGTCATCAGCAAGGCAGCAATGAGTATAATAAAGACGAAAGATTCAATGACAAGAGCGAGGATCATAAGCTTGAAACACAAAGCACAAAGACAGAGCTAGATCTTAACACACATGTTGAAAACTGTTGTACAACGCGGCCGAAACAGTTCGACTTGAATGGTTTTAGCTGGAACTGA
- the LOC103855211 gene encoding pyruvate kinase, cytosolic isozyme produces the protein MEKILDGRTNGTLKKTKIVCTLGPVSRSVEMIEKLLKAGMNVARFNFSHGTHEYHQGTLDNLRIAMKNTGIMCAVMLDTKGPEIRTGFLKEGKPVQLVQGQEITISTDYTLLGDSNTISMSYEKLAEDLNPEDVILCSDGTISLTVLSCDKVNGLVSCQCGNSATLGEKKNVNLPGVVVDLPTLTEKDQEDILKWGVPNKIDIIALSFVRKGSDLDQVRKLLGEHAKRIMLMSKVENQEGVRNFDEILKNSDAFMVARGDLGMEIPIERIFQAQKMMIERANAVGKPVVTATQMLESMTKSPLPTRAEATDVANAVLDGTDCVMLSGETAAGAHPEAAVKIMARICKVAEDTLDYEAVHKKIQEAVPLPLSTVEDLAASAVAKAMKQSAKAIVVLTKGGYTAALVAKYRPNVPILSVAILDDGESRCSVAKRGLIYRGIVPVVANSGSTEEATKFAIEFAKEKEICKGGDSIVLVQYIDGSSVLKIMLVE, from the exons ATGGAGAAGATACTTGACGGAAGAACTAATGGAACACTCAAGAAGACCAAGATCGTGTGTACTCTTGGACCAGTGTCCAGGTCTGTTGAGATGATCGAGAAGCTTCTCAAAGCTGGTATGAACGTAGCCCGTTTCAACTTCTCACACGGTACTCACGAGTACCACCAAGGAACTCTCGATAACCTCAGAATCGCAATGAAGAACACTGGTATCATGTGTGCCGTCATGCTTGACACAAAG GGTCCTGAGATTCGAACCGGATTTCTCAAAGAAGGCAAACCGGTTCAGCTAGTTCAAGGTCAAGAGATAACAATCTCAACTGATTACACTTTGCTAGGAGATTCAAACACAATCTCAATGAGCTACGAGAAACTTGCCGAGGATCTCAATCCAGAGGACGTGATTCTCTGTTCCGACGGCACAATCTCTCTGACCGTCTTGTCATGTGACAAGGTTAACGGTCTAGTTAGTTGCCAATGCGGGAACTCAGCAACCCTAGGAGAGAAAAAGAACGTTAACCTCCCAGGAGTTGTAGTTGATCTCCCAACGCTTACGGAGAAAGATCAAGAAGATATTCTAAAGTGGGGAGTTCCTAACAAGATCGATATCATTGCTCTTTCCTTTGTTCGTAAAGGGTCTGACCTAGACCAAGTCAGGAAGTTACTTGGAGAGCACGCAAAGCGAATCATGCTTATGTCAAAG GTTGAGAATCAAGAAGGAGTGAGGAACTTCGACGAGATTCTAAAGAACTCTGATGCATTCATGGTGGCTAGAGGCGACCTAGGGATGGAGATTCCTATCGAGAGGATATTTCAAGCTCAGAAGATGATGATCGAGAGAGCTAACGCTGTCGGAAAACCAGTAGTGACAGCAACGCAGATGCTCGAGTCCATGACCAAGTCTCCTCTTCCGACAAGAGCCGAAGCTACGGACGTGGCCAACGCTGTCCTCGACGGCACGGACTGCGTCATGCTCAGCGGTGAAACCGCCGCCGGAGCTCACCCTGAAGCCGCCGTGAAGATCATGGCGAGAATCTGTAAAGTGGCGGAGGATACACTCGACTACGAAGCCGTGCATAAGAAGATTCAAGAAGCTGTTCCGTTGCCTTTGTCTACGGTTGAGGACTTGGCCGCTTCAGCTGTGGCCAAGGCGATGAAGCAGAGCGCTAAGGCGATTGTGGTGCTCACCAAGGGGGGATACACGGCGGCGCTTGTGGCGAAATATAGGCCCAACGTTCCGATTCTCTCGGTGGCTATCTTGGATGATGGAGAGTCGAGGTGTTCGGTGGCGAAACGTGGTTTAATTTACCGTGGAATCGTTCCGGTGGTGGCGAACAGTGGCTCGACGGAGGAGGCGACTAAGTTTGCGATCGAGTTTGCAAAGGAGAAGGAGATCTGTAAGGGTGGAGATTCGATTGTCTTGGTGCAGTACATCGATGGTTCCTCTGTTCTCAAGATCATGCTCGTGGAGTAG
- the LOC103855212 gene encoding NAC domain-containing protein 46, whose amino-acid sequence MVEEVGAVVNQGGDHEVVDLPPGFRFHPTDEEIITHYLKEKVFNVQFTSAAIGQADLNKNEPWDLPKIAKMGEKEFYFFCQRDRKYPTGMRTNRATLSGYWKATGKDKEIFRGKGCLVGMKKTLVFYRGRAPKGEKTNWVMHEFRLDGIYSYHNLPKSSRDEWVVCRVFHKNAPPPTTITTTTNQLIRIESLDNIDHLLDFSSLPPLIDPGFMGQPGPSLSGSGQQNNLKPILHHPPTAAIDNTYFPAQTVNHTYHSVPSSGSGLVYGTGSGNNNNGMIKLEHSLVSVSQETGLSSDMNTTATPEICSYTRMVNSAANEAMMDGNKTSYDDDDLGIFWDDYKLI is encoded by the exons ATGGTGGAAGAAGTAGGTGCAGTTGTGAACCAAGGAGGAGATCATGAGGTGGTGGATTTGCCTCCGGGGTTTCGGTTTCATCCAACTGATGAAGAGATCATAACTCACTACCTTAAAGAGAAAGTCTTCAACGTCCAGTTCACCTCGGCTGCAATTGGTCAAGCCGACCTTAACAAGAACGAGCCTTGGGATCTACCAA AAATTGCAAAGATGGGAGAGAAGGAGTTTTACTTCTTTTGCCAGCGGGATAGGAAGTACCCGACCGGTATGAGGACGAACCGTGCAACCCTGTCGGGTTACTGGAAAGCGACGGGGAAGGACAAGGAGATCTTTAGAGGCAAAGGTTGTCTTGTTGGGATGAAGAAAACACTTGTGTTCTATAGAGGAAGAGCTCCAAAAGGTGAAAAGACCAATTGGGTTATGCATGAGTTTCGTCTTGATGGCATATATTCTTATCACAATCTCCCTAAATCTTCAAGG GATGAATGGGTGGTGTGTAGGGTTTTCCACAAGAACGCTCCTCCTCCCACTActattactactactacaaACCAACTCATAAGGATTGAATCTCTTGACAACATTGATCAtctcttagacttctcatctcTCCCTCCTCTCATCGATCCAGGTTTCATGGGTCAACCCGGTCCAAGCTTGTCAGGTTCCGGCCAACAAAACAACCTCAAACCCATCCTCCATCACCCTCCAACTGCAGCGATCGACAACACTTACTTCCCTGCCCAAACCGTCAATCACACTTACCACTCGGTCCCAAGTTCTGGATCCGGTTTGGTTTACGGGACGGGTTCAGGCAATAATAACAACGGCATGATAAAGTTGGAGCATTCTCTTGTGAGTGTGTCTCAAGAAACCGGTTTAAGTTCCGACATGAACACAACCGCGACGCCAGAGATATGTTCGTATACAAGGATGGTGAATTCGGCGGCCAATGAGGCGATGATGGATGGTAACAAGACGtcgtatgatgatgatgacttaGGGATCTTTTGGGACGACTACAAACTAATTTGA
- the LOC103855213 gene encoding NAC transcription factor 47, which produces MISKDPRSSLPPGFRFHPTDEELILHYLRKKVSSLPVPLSVIEDVDIYKSDPWDLPAKAPFGEKEWYFFSPRDRKYPNGARPNRAAASGYWKATGTDKLIAVPNGGVNENIGIKKALVFYRGKPPKGVKTNWIMHEYRLAETLSPKRVDHSSDSQFNSLGDRSLKSREYSMRLDDWVLCRIYKKSHISLSPPHVATDTSNQEHEENDKEPFIVSETLLPNLENNQTLKRQKSSFSNLLDATDLTFLTNFLNETPEHHTEQEFSFMFENFSNPNIYGNPYLDQKLPRLSPPSSETSFIGNKRERMDYAEETTSTSKKMINNFSYNI; this is translated from the exons ATGATAAGCAAGGATCCAAGATCAAGTTTGCCACCAGGGTTTCGATTTCATCCAACTGATGAAGAACTCATTCTCCATTACCTAAGGAAGAAGGTTTCCTCTTTACCAGTCCCGCTTTCGGTCATCGAAGATGTCGATATCTATAAATCTGATCCATGGGATTTACCAG CTAAGGCTCCCTTTGGAGAGAAAGAATGGTATTTTTTCAGTCCGAGGGACAGGAAATATCCAAACGGAGCAAGACCAAACCGAGCAGCTGCGTCAGGGTATTGGAAAGCCACCGGAACAGATAAATTAATTGCGGTACCAAACGGTGGAGTTAATGAAAACATTGGTATAAAAAAAGCTCTTGTGTTTTATAGAGGAAAGCCTCCAAAAGGTGTTAAAACCAATTGGATCATGCATGAATATCGACTTGCTGAAACCCTATCGCCCAAAAGAGTGGACCATTCGAGCGACAGCCAATTCAATAGTCTTGGAGACAGGAGTTTGAAATCTAGAGAATACTCTATGAGG CTGGATGATTGGGTTCTTTGCCGGATTTACAAGAAATCACACATTTCACTGTCACCACCACATGTTGCTACTGATACAAGCAACCAAGAACATGAGGAAAATGACAAAGAACCATTCATAGTCAGCGAAACCCTCTTGCCAAATTTGGAAAACAATCAAACACTTAAACGCCAGAAGTCTTCTTTCTCGAACTTATTAGACGCTACAGATTTGACGTTCCTCACAAACTTTCTAAACGAAACTCCGGAACATCATACTGAACAAGAGTTTTCTTTCATgtttgaaaatttctcaaacCCTAACATCTACGGAAACCCTTACTTGGATCAAAAGTTACCTCGGTTAAGCCCTCCTAGTTCTGAGACCAGCTTTATcggaaacaaaagagaaagaatgGATTATGCAGAAGAAACGACGAGCACTTCCAAGAAGATGATCAACAACTTTAGTTACAATATATAA